One Tamlana carrageenivorans genomic region harbors:
- a CDS encoding queuosine precursor transporter, with product MTLRDKLAAQRIYMLLGGLFITSLVVSNLIFQKFFYWYPIDLTFFDTKLFEISVGILPYPITFLITDLISEIYGKKRANDIVVVGIFASLFSLLIIYVSSLVPATSWSYVDDKMFNTVFGNTSIAVFASMITYLFAQFIDIQIYHFWKRITLGKYLWLRNNFSTWFSQFIDTFTIVFLLCSFGIIDWQNFKGLVLSGFLFKVIIAACDTPFLYFGVYLFRKRFRLKVNQEIDLL from the coding sequence ATGACTTTAAGAGATAAACTTGCCGCCCAACGTATTTACATGCTTTTGGGTGGGTTATTTATCACCTCCTTGGTTGTTTCTAATCTTATTTTTCAGAAATTTTTTTACTGGTACCCTATTGACTTGACGTTTTTCGATACCAAATTATTCGAAATTTCAGTCGGCATTTTACCCTACCCCATCACCTTTCTTATAACCGATTTAATTAGTGAAATTTATGGTAAAAAGCGTGCCAACGATATTGTTGTGGTTGGTATATTCGCTTCCCTCTTTTCGCTTTTAATCATTTATGTATCCAGCTTGGTACCAGCAACCTCATGGTCTTACGTAGACGATAAAATGTTTAATACGGTATTTGGCAATACGTCTATCGCGGTTTTTGCCAGTATGATTACTTATTTGTTTGCTCAATTTATAGACATTCAAATTTATCACTTCTGGAAACGCATCACTCTAGGCAAATATTTATGGCTACGCAACAACTTTTCCACTTGGTTTTCGCAGTTTATCGATACGTTTACCATCGTTTTTTTACTCTGCTCTTTCGGTATTATCGACTGGCAAAATTTTAAAGGCTTAGTACTTAGCGGTTTTCTTTTTAAAGTGATTATTGCGGCTTGCGACACCCCATTTCTATACTTTGGCGTTTACCTGTTTAGAAAACGTTTCCGACTAAAAGTGAATCAAGAAATCGATTTACTATAA